A genomic region of Pseudomonas sp. RSB 5.4 contains the following coding sequences:
- the brxC gene encoding BREX system P-loop protein BrxC gives MELNGIFLNPVSRPIEGVIKADDEASLYNELNEYVLTDEVAKRLEHFLDAYTDYHGANGVWVSGFFGSGKSHLLKMLALLLENRRIDGSSALDIFQPKIHEDDALLRSKLKQAVAIPSKSILFNIDQKADIISKTQIDALLSVFVKVFNEMCGYFGKQGYIAQFERDLDSREQFHAFKDAYQSIAKKPWERGREQALLESGNIAKAYAQITGEDPTLAKGILDKYRTQYSVSIEDFGNQVKAWLDKQPANFRLNFFVDEVGQYIAENTKLMTNLQTVAESLATKCQGRAWIIITAQEDMNSVLGDMSKQQSNDFTKIQARFANRLKLTSADVAEVIQKRLLAKNDSGVDQLKTVYDQQFNNFKTLFEFADGGQHYQNFRDLEHFTYCYPFVPYQFPLFQSAIRGISLHNGFEGKANSVGERSMLGVFREVAIAIDNEPVGQLATFDRMFEGIRGALKSAIQSAINTAEHHLGDEYAVRVLKALFLVKYVKEFKATLRNLGVLMLERFGEDVPAQRKKLEAALNLLEQQTYIQRNGDLYEYLTDEEKDIEEEIKNTEVESADILKELEVLLFDGAIKQRKIRYENGQDYSYTRKMDDRVLSREHELTIHVVTPLSDNFDNLTVQRMQSMGRDELRVVLPADARFMQDLTMYKRTETYIRQNSSTQQEAVKRILDSKSFQNTERLADIQERAKHLLAGAQLIINAADIEAPSTDGQTRILKGFYQLIQITYPNLRMLRDVPFSEADIGKYLRQGQEGLLGNDATSLSEPEQELLAFIQTNARSGVRTTVKSLLERFERKSYGWYYAAILCNLALLCARGKVEVRQDSNPLEGDLLERSLRNTNAHATLVLEPQIEFSASQVRALKDFFADFFDQPAGSNEARALARETIDAIKELEIDLAELHGQKVQYPFLIALDGVLATLKEIAAKNPAWFLTELSRAEDALLEAKEQVIDPVQRFMKSPQKEIYDQARLLVQEQRDNFAYVGSAEVDVIRAVLADAKPWQGNQLQQARQQLEALQLAIANQLASEQKASEELLDELEQRLQGAEGYEALDAGQKQQLLAPFAQSKQQLKGQKLIAVIRDQRNRFEDEQYPQLLLKLDQLARPKPASSKPPAQYNRPASGDKPGADTPEQPKLEVAEPRIVQSRQIKVGYAKPWLTSEAELDDYLQKQREAWLREIHAGNRVQI, from the coding sequence ATGGAACTCAACGGCATTTTCCTGAACCCCGTCAGCCGTCCTATTGAAGGGGTGATCAAGGCTGATGATGAAGCCAGCCTGTACAACGAGCTGAACGAGTATGTGCTGACCGACGAGGTCGCCAAGCGCCTGGAGCACTTCCTTGATGCTTACACCGACTATCACGGTGCCAACGGCGTATGGGTGTCTGGCTTCTTCGGGTCGGGTAAATCTCACTTGTTGAAGATGCTGGCGCTTCTGTTGGAAAACCGCCGCATCGATGGCTCTTCTGCCCTGGATATCTTCCAGCCCAAGATCCACGAGGACGATGCACTGCTGCGCAGTAAGCTCAAGCAGGCCGTTGCCATTCCTTCGAAGAGCATTCTGTTCAACATCGACCAGAAGGCCGACATCATCAGCAAGACGCAAATCGACGCCTTGTTGTCGGTCTTCGTGAAGGTCTTCAACGAGATGTGCGGCTACTTCGGCAAGCAGGGCTATATTGCCCAGTTCGAGCGTGATCTCGACAGTCGCGAACAGTTCCACGCCTTCAAGGACGCCTACCAGAGCATTGCCAAAAAGCCCTGGGAGCGCGGTCGCGAGCAGGCCTTACTGGAGTCCGGCAACATTGCCAAGGCCTATGCGCAGATCACCGGTGAAGATCCGACTCTGGCCAAGGGAATCCTCGACAAATACCGAACTCAGTACAGCGTCTCCATCGAGGACTTCGGTAACCAGGTCAAAGCCTGGCTAGACAAACAGCCGGCCAATTTTCGCCTGAATTTCTTCGTCGATGAGGTAGGCCAATACATCGCCGAAAACACCAAACTGATGACCAACCTGCAGACAGTCGCCGAAAGTTTGGCGACTAAGTGTCAAGGGAGGGCTTGGATCATCATCACCGCCCAGGAGGATATGAACTCCGTGCTCGGTGACATGAGCAAGCAGCAGAGTAACGACTTCACCAAGATTCAGGCTCGCTTTGCTAACCGTCTCAAGCTCACCAGCGCTGACGTGGCTGAGGTGATCCAGAAGCGTCTGCTGGCCAAGAACGATAGCGGTGTAGATCAGCTGAAAACCGTCTACGACCAGCAGTTCAACAACTTCAAGACCCTGTTCGAGTTCGCCGATGGTGGCCAGCATTACCAGAACTTCCGAGATCTGGAGCATTTCACCTACTGCTATCCGTTTGTGCCGTATCAGTTCCCGCTGTTCCAGTCGGCCATCCGCGGCATTTCTTTGCACAACGGCTTTGAAGGTAAGGCCAACTCGGTGGGTGAGCGCTCCATGCTCGGTGTCTTCCGCGAGGTGGCCATCGCCATTGATAACGAGCCGGTTGGGCAGCTGGCCACCTTTGATCGAATGTTTGAAGGCATTCGTGGCGCGCTGAAAAGTGCGATCCAGAGTGCGATCAACACTGCTGAGCATCACCTGGGTGATGAGTACGCTGTTCGTGTCCTCAAGGCTCTGTTCCTGGTCAAGTACGTCAAGGAGTTCAAGGCCACCCTGCGCAATCTCGGTGTGTTGATGCTGGAGCGTTTTGGCGAGGACGTGCCCGCCCAGCGCAAGAAGCTGGAAGCTGCACTCAACCTGCTTGAGCAGCAGACCTACATCCAGCGCAACGGCGATTTATATGAGTACCTCACGGACGAAGAGAAGGACATTGAGGAGGAGATCAAAAACACTGAGGTGGAGTCTGCGGACATCCTCAAGGAGTTGGAGGTCCTACTGTTTGATGGGGCAATCAAGCAGCGGAAGATCCGCTACGAGAACGGCCAGGATTACTCCTATACCCGCAAGATGGATGATCGGGTGCTCAGTCGGGAGCATGAGCTCACTATCCACGTCGTAACACCGCTCAGCGACAATTTCGACAATCTCACCGTGCAGCGCATGCAAAGCATGGGGCGTGATGAGCTGCGTGTCGTGTTGCCTGCCGATGCGCGTTTCATGCAAGACCTGACCATGTACAAGCGCACTGAGACGTACATTCGTCAGAACAGCAGCACTCAACAGGAGGCTGTCAAACGAATCCTCGACTCCAAGAGCTTCCAGAATACCGAGCGCCTTGCAGATATCCAGGAGCGTGCCAAGCACCTGTTGGCGGGTGCTCAGCTGATCATCAATGCTGCCGATATTGAAGCACCCAGTACCGATGGCCAGACACGAATTCTGAAAGGCTTCTATCAGCTCATCCAAATTACCTATCCGAACCTGCGCATGTTACGTGATGTGCCGTTCAGCGAGGCTGATATTGGCAAGTACTTGCGCCAGGGCCAGGAAGGGCTGCTGGGCAACGATGCTACCAGCCTGAGTGAGCCCGAACAGGAGCTATTGGCTTTTATTCAGACCAACGCTCGCAGTGGCGTTCGCACAACGGTCAAAAGCTTGCTGGAGCGCTTTGAGCGCAAGAGTTACGGCTGGTACTACGCCGCAATTCTCTGCAACCTCGCCCTGCTTTGCGCGCGAGGAAAGGTAGAGGTGCGTCAGGACAGCAATCCCCTGGAAGGGGATCTGCTGGAGCGCAGCCTGCGCAATACCAATGCCCATGCCACTTTAGTATTGGAACCGCAGATTGAGTTCAGCGCTTCCCAGGTGCGTGCGCTGAAGGATTTCTTCGCGGACTTCTTTGACCAGCCGGCCGGCAGCAATGAAGCCCGCGCTCTGGCGCGTGAAACTATAGACGCCATCAAGGAGCTGGAAATCGATCTGGCTGAATTGCACGGTCAGAAGGTGCAGTATCCCTTCCTCATTGCCTTGGACGGTGTGCTGGCGACCCTCAAGGAAATAGCTGCCAAGAATCCAGCATGGTTCCTGACGGAGCTCTCCCGCGCAGAAGATGCGCTGCTAGAGGCCAAGGAGCAGGTCATCGACCCAGTGCAGCGCTTTATGAAAAGCCCGCAGAAAGAGATCTATGATCAGGCGCGTCTGCTTGTACAGGAACAGCGAGATAATTTTGCCTACGTCGGCTCGGCTGAGGTTGACGTAATTCGAGCGGTACTCGCAGATGCAAAGCCCTGGCAAGGCAATCAACTTCAACAAGCTCGGCAGCAATTGGAGGCACTTCAGCTGGCCATTGCCAACCAACTGGCCAGCGAACAAAAAGCCAGTGAGGAGTTGCTAGATGAGCTAGAGCAACGCCTGCAAGGTGCTGAGGGTTACGAAGCCCTCGACGCGGGGCAGAAACAGCAGCTCTTAGCCCCTTTCGCACAGTCTAAGCAGCAGCTGAAAGGGCAGAAGCTCATTGCGGTCATTCGTGACCAGCGCAATCGTTTCGAGGACGAACAATACCCTCAGCTGTTGCTCAAGCTCGATCAGTTGGCGCGCCCGAAACCGGCCTCCTCGAAGCCGCCTGCGCAATATAACCGACCCGCGAGCGGTGACAAGCCAGGGGCTGACACGCCTGAACAGCCGAAGCTTGAAGTGGCGGAGCCTCGCATAGTGCAGTCCCGTCAAATAAAAGTCGGGTACGCAAAGCCCTGGTTGACCAGTGAAGCCGAGCTGGATGATTACCTGCAGAAGCAACGCGAGGCTTGGCTGAGGGAAATCCACGCCGGCAACCGGGTGCAGATTTGA
- the pglX gene encoding BREX-1 system adenine-specific DNA-methyltransferase PglX: MDTSKLKKFAQYARRILLDQVSGKLDVVLAPQSAARRERAQVVAELEKVISSSGREHVEERVAYIWFNRFCALRFMDVNRYTRIGVVSPAEGQFQPEILAEAKMGHIDEEMVPSQVRQKILDLLAGRAPSNDAQGEAYRLLLVAACNAWYQAMPFLFERIDDYTELLMPDDLLSGNSILAYTREAMTPDACEDVEVIGWLYQFYISEKKDAVFEGLKKNQKITPENIPAATQLFTPHWIVRYLVDNSLGRLWLLNRPNSRLVEQMDYYIPPEKPEGDFLKITGPEDIKVCDPACGSGHMLTYAFDLLYAMYEEEGFDPAEIPEKILTHNLFGVELDERAGELAAFSLTMKARTRQRRFFNKGVKPNICMLEKVSFSREELDEYIGFVGRDLFTYGLRETLEQFSEADNFGSLIVPKVANVADVLDTLESKDMSNNLFLAETHKKVLIVLRMADALSPRYAVVVANPPYMGGKGMNPRLSTWAKENFPSSKSDLFAMFIERNLDLAVKGGAVAMITMQSWMFLSSFESLRSRILTQHTILSMAHLGTRAFDSIGGEVVSTTAFVLENAHKPDYRGAYMRLVDGNSESEKMEMMAKAIVQGRVA, encoded by the coding sequence ATGGATACCAGCAAACTCAAGAAATTTGCCCAATATGCACGTCGCATCTTGCTTGATCAGGTGAGCGGCAAGTTGGATGTGGTACTGGCACCGCAAAGTGCTGCACGCCGTGAGCGAGCCCAGGTAGTGGCTGAGCTGGAAAAAGTGATTAGCAGCTCCGGTCGCGAGCATGTGGAAGAGCGGGTTGCCTACATCTGGTTCAACCGCTTCTGTGCCTTGCGCTTCATGGACGTAAACCGCTACACCCGCATTGGCGTGGTGTCACCGGCTGAGGGCCAGTTCCAGCCCGAGATCCTGGCTGAAGCCAAGATGGGGCATATTGACGAAGAGATGGTACCGAGCCAGGTTCGTCAGAAGATCCTGGATCTTCTAGCGGGGCGCGCACCTAGCAACGACGCTCAGGGCGAAGCCTACCGTCTGCTGCTTGTTGCAGCGTGCAACGCTTGGTACCAGGCAATGCCCTTTCTGTTCGAACGCATTGATGACTACACCGAGCTGCTGATGCCCGACGACTTACTTTCGGGCAATTCCATCCTGGCCTACACGCGCGAGGCCATGACGCCGGACGCTTGCGAAGACGTGGAAGTCATCGGCTGGCTGTACCAGTTCTACATCTCCGAGAAGAAGGACGCCGTCTTCGAGGGGTTGAAGAAGAACCAGAAGATCACCCCGGAGAACATCCCCGCCGCCACTCAGCTGTTCACCCCGCACTGGATCGTGCGTTACCTAGTGGACAACTCTCTGGGTCGTCTCTGGCTGCTCAACCGTCCTAACTCCCGGCTAGTTGAGCAGATGGACTACTACATCCCACCGGAGAAGCCAGAGGGTGATTTCCTCAAGATCACCGGCCCCGAGGACATCAAGGTCTGCGACCCTGCGTGTGGCTCCGGCCACATGCTCACCTACGCCTTTGACCTGTTATATGCGATGTACGAAGAGGAGGGCTTTGATCCGGCTGAGATCCCCGAGAAGATTCTCACCCACAACCTATTTGGCGTCGAGCTGGATGAGCGTGCAGGAGAGCTAGCTGCCTTTTCGCTCACCATGAAAGCCCGCACCCGCCAGCGGCGCTTCTTCAATAAAGGCGTCAAGCCCAATATCTGCATGCTGGAGAAGGTGAGCTTCAGCCGCGAAGAGCTGGACGAGTACATTGGCTTTGTCGGGCGTGACTTATTCACCTACGGCCTGCGCGAAACGCTGGAACAGTTCAGCGAAGCCGACAACTTCGGTTCGTTGATTGTGCCCAAGGTTGCTAATGTGGCCGATGTGCTGGACACGCTGGAGAGCAAGGACATGAGCAATAACCTGTTCCTGGCCGAGACACATAAAAAAGTGCTGATCGTTCTGCGCATGGCTGACGCCTTGAGTCCGCGCTACGCGGTGGTCGTAGCCAACCCACCTTATATGGGGGGCAAGGGGATGAATCCGCGCTTGAGCACTTGGGCTAAAGAGAATTTCCCGAGCAGCAAATCTGACCTGTTTGCGATGTTCATCGAACGCAACCTAGATCTGGCGGTGAAGGGCGGAGCTGTCGCCATGATCACCATGCAGAGCTGGATGTTCCTTTCCTCATTCGAGTCCCTGCGCAGTCGTATTCTGACTCAGCATACCATCCTCTCCATGGCGCATTTGGGGACACGGGCCTTCGATAGCATCGGTGGTGAGGTTGTTTCGACTACGGCCTTTGTGCTGGAAAATGCTCACAAGCCCGATTACCGGGGCGCTTACATGCGCCTGGTGGATGGCAATTCGGAATCGGAAAAGATGGAAATGATGGCCAAGGCCATCGTTCAAGGTAGGGTCGCATGA
- a CDS encoding AAA family ATPase, whose translation MIANLQLKNFTAFTDLTIDFSPGINIVLGENGTGKTQLLKAVLALSALEARGEQADEQLARKLCRLYHPLRGQVGELRRAGTRGKSVLKSTFAMEQVITAKFYGKDTVANVTAPIGGAPAPAIFIPTKEVLSLVRGLTAEQPDLPTIERIFDDGYLDLARQLVREGANDLNVKVQLDPKFANIVPRLANLIGGQYLLENGRFVFEPGRYEEKDAATRSKAQHAQMYQDSTEWKFVPGSKHRLSSGMTAEGFRKIGVLQRLLSNGSLNPGTSGPLLWDEPESNLNPKLMKDLVLALLELARNGQQIILATHDYVLLKWFDLLMDKGKGDHVIFHRLYREAGSDDILRESQADYSIVGRSAISNTFAELYDEDVKRALGGE comes from the coding sequence ATGATCGCCAATCTGCAGCTCAAGAACTTCACTGCCTTCACCGATCTGACCATTGACTTCTCGCCAGGCATCAACATCGTGCTTGGTGAGAACGGCACCGGCAAGACCCAGTTGCTCAAGGCCGTACTGGCGCTGAGCGCTCTAGAAGCCCGAGGAGAGCAGGCCGATGAGCAACTGGCCCGCAAGCTGTGTCGGCTCTACCACCCGCTCAGAGGGCAAGTGGGCGAGCTGCGTCGTGCTGGCACCCGAGGGAAGTCTGTACTCAAAAGCACCTTCGCAATGGAGCAAGTGATTACAGCCAAGTTCTATGGCAAGGACACCGTAGCCAATGTCACTGCTCCTATCGGGGGGGCGCCGGCCCCCGCCATCTTCATCCCGACCAAGGAGGTGCTGTCGCTGGTGCGTGGCCTGACGGCCGAGCAGCCCGACCTGCCCACCATCGAGCGCATCTTCGACGATGGCTACCTGGACCTGGCACGCCAGCTGGTTAGGGAAGGCGCCAATGACCTGAACGTCAAGGTTCAGCTTGACCCGAAGTTCGCCAACATCGTGCCCCGCCTGGCCAACCTGATCGGTGGTCAGTACCTGCTGGAAAACGGCCGCTTCGTGTTCGAGCCGGGCCGCTACGAAGAGAAGGACGCCGCCACGCGCAGCAAAGCGCAGCACGCGCAGATGTACCAGGACAGCACCGAGTGGAAGTTCGTGCCCGGCAGCAAACACCGCCTTTCCAGTGGCATGACGGCCGAGGGCTTCCGTAAGATCGGCGTTCTGCAGCGCCTGCTCAGCAACGGCAGTCTCAACCCCGGCACCTCCGGCCCACTGCTGTGGGATGAGCCCGAATCCAACCTTAACCCCAAGCTGATGAAGGATCTGGTGCTGGCCCTGCTGGAGCTGGCCCGCAACGGCCAGCAAATCATCCTCGCCACGCACGACTACGTGCTGCTCAAGTGGTTCGACCTGCTGATGGACAAGGGCAAAGGGGATCACGTGATCTTCCATCGTCTGTATCGCGAAGCTGGTAGTGACGACATTCTGCGAGAAAGCCAAGCGGACTACAGCATTGTCGGTCGCAGCGCTATCAGCAACACCTTCGCTGAGCTTTACGACGAAGACGTCAAGCGCGCATTGGGAGGCGAGTGA